A single genomic interval of Flavobacteriales bacterium harbors:
- a CDS encoding gliding motility-associated C-terminal domain-containing protein, with protein sequence MRRLLAAIAVLSQVPLHAQLLPEFNMADTTVTLCKGILLDSEEGPGGNIYGNNEDLVFTIDAGSTITLVFQPTFCLEQGLDLLTFHDGPSITSPQIGPAYSGIVAPPPIVATSGQLTIHFVSDENVAYCGFEAQWTSVAEPPVPPVMSVPVAPLCAASGITLQFSYPIPCDSIDPGAFVVTGSGDPAVTGAMPVNCTGGETSTVLLGIDPPFDRNCPYTVAFTLGLKDRCDSLWYFTLTANTQVTTCPLGVLLEVTDDTLCAGTCTTLFADVQGCLTYTFSWDQGISGGAGPHPICPTSTTTYSVQVTENGTGQTATGSVTVLVDDPQIAALPATVCQSAAPFDLQATPPGGLWSGAGVLDSLLGTFEPDTAGPGTHVLTYTLPGGCADAITLVVDSMDASFTHAACPGGAPFQLPDATPMGGTWSGPYVQPNGLFDPAVAGAYLLTYTAGACSDTVTVNVGDIVAQTQLDTVCQSTWPFAIAAQPFGGRWRGPGIVDSIQGVFDPDEAGGGDHVIDYVLHGCDAQFTIHVNPVDIGGGRSACPSQGLFTLSPAPVPPGGLWSGDGIVDPVAGTYDPVQAGMGWDELTYAAPNGCVDTIGILVGWTELNDDTLFFCAGDDALVLNEQSTGRTPWDGVWSGPGIGTNADGDPVFDPNTAGIGVHVLHYDAITCGDTMLAIVHPAQLVPDQFTVCSADAPLLLASVPPGADWQGTATSPSGSFDPAAAGEGTHVVHFTTPAGCADSVTVTVLLFQQASISGVEDTYCSNDVLVDVALAPTGGVLTGLTDTLFNPAQLADGTYTIEYTVGSGNCQSSTSFTFTDHPALTTQVDVSTSTICEEGGSSITVNTSGGLPGGFITHQWSDGLFPVPTQNVQPIATTTYIVATTDGCSDPVVDSITITVHPPFQEAFTFSAMQCYGEAGHVAGTVSGDGTYTFSWATVPPQTGDSIALPAGTVVNVEVTNDQTGCAHDTLIQIPSWPAVTALFSPNPDEPCVPWDQREITFIDLSLNATGGYWVIAGDTLPYAWGTDPQYEHGVAGTYSVQLVVWNDGGCTDSLGMDICIRDSEAVIVPDAFSPNGDGVNDVLFARAPAALELEFAVYDRWGAQVFRSTTTDHGWDGTADGALSPSGVYLYTLRARLDDGAMEERTGNITLVR encoded by the coding sequence ATGCGTCGCCTGCTCGCCGCGATCGCTGTCCTGAGCCAGGTGCCGCTGCACGCGCAGCTGCTGCCGGAGTTCAACATGGCGGACACCACGGTGACCCTGTGCAAGGGCATCCTGCTGGACAGTGAGGAGGGCCCCGGGGGCAACATCTACGGCAACAACGAGGACCTGGTCTTCACCATCGATGCGGGCAGCACGATCACGCTCGTGTTCCAGCCCACCTTCTGCCTGGAACAGGGGCTGGACCTGCTCACCTTCCACGACGGTCCCTCGATCACCAGTCCGCAGATCGGGCCAGCGTACTCGGGCATCGTGGCCCCGCCACCGATCGTGGCCACCAGCGGACAGCTCACCATCCATTTCGTGAGCGATGAGAACGTGGCGTACTGCGGGTTCGAAGCGCAATGGACCAGCGTGGCCGAGCCTCCCGTCCCGCCGGTGATGAGCGTGCCGGTCGCGCCGCTCTGTGCCGCCTCCGGCATCACCCTGCAGTTCAGCTACCCGATCCCGTGCGACTCCATCGATCCGGGCGCCTTCGTGGTCACCGGGTCCGGAGATCCGGCGGTCACCGGGGCCATGCCGGTCAACTGCACCGGAGGAGAGACCTCCACGGTACTGCTCGGCATCGATCCGCCCTTCGACCGCAACTGCCCGTACACGGTGGCCTTCACGCTGGGGTTGAAGGACCGCTGCGACTCGCTCTGGTACTTCACCCTGACCGCGAACACGCAGGTCACCACCTGTCCGCTCGGGGTGTTGCTGGAGGTGACGGACGACACGCTGTGCGCTGGGACCTGCACCACCCTGTTCGCCGACGTGCAGGGCTGCCTCACATACACCTTCAGCTGGGATCAGGGGATCAGCGGGGGTGCGGGGCCCCATCCGATCTGCCCCACCAGCACCACGACCTATTCCGTGCAGGTCACCGAAAATGGCACCGGCCAGACGGCGACGGGCTCGGTGACGGTGCTGGTGGACGATCCACAGATCGCGGCGCTGCCGGCGACCGTGTGCCAGTCGGCCGCGCCCTTCGACCTGCAGGCCACGCCGCCGGGCGGATTGTGGAGCGGGGCCGGTGTGCTGGACAGCCTGCTGGGCACCTTCGAACCGGACACCGCCGGCCCCGGCACCCACGTGCTCACCTACACGCTTCCCGGTGGTTGCGCCGATGCCATCACCCTGGTGGTGGACAGCATGGACGCCAGCTTCACGCACGCCGCCTGCCCGGGCGGTGCGCCGTTCCAGCTGCCCGACGCCACACCGATGGGCGGCACCTGGAGCGGGCCCTACGTGCAGCCCAACGGCCTCTTCGATCCGGCCGTCGCAGGCGCCTACCTGCTCACCTACACGGCCGGGGCGTGCAGCGATACGGTGACGGTGAACGTGGGCGACATTGTGGCGCAGACCCAGCTGGACACCGTGTGCCAGAGCACCTGGCCCTTCGCGATCGCCGCGCAGCCCTTCGGCGGGCGTTGGCGCGGCCCCGGCATCGTGGACAGCATCCAGGGTGTCTTCGATCCCGATGAGGCCGGTGGTGGTGACCATGTGATCGACTACGTGCTCCACGGCTGCGATGCGCAGTTCACCATCCACGTGAATCCGGTGGACATCGGAGGTGGCCGCAGCGCATGTCCGTCCCAGGGGCTGTTCACGCTTTCCCCCGCCCCCGTTCCGCCGGGCGGCCTGTGGAGCGGCGACGGCATCGTGGACCCGGTCGCGGGCACCTATGATCCCGTGCAAGCGGGCATGGGTTGGGATGAGCTGACCTACGCAGCACCGAACGGGTGCGTGGACACCATCGGCATCCTGGTGGGCTGGACCGAACTGAACGACGACACGCTCTTCTTCTGCGCCGGCGACGATGCGCTCGTGCTGAACGAACAAAGCACCGGCCGTACCCCCTGGGATGGCGTCTGGTCGGGACCCGGCATCGGCACCAACGCGGACGGCGATCCGGTCTTCGATCCGAACACGGCGGGGATCGGCGTGCATGTGCTGCACTACGATGCCATCACCTGCGGTGACACGATGCTGGCCATCGTGCATCCCGCGCAGCTGGTACCCGACCAGTTCACGGTCTGCAGTGCGGACGCACCCCTCCTGCTGGCCTCGGTGCCGCCGGGGGCGGACTGGCAGGGCACGGCGACATCCCCCTCCGGAAGCTTCGACCCGGCCGCGGCCGGCGAGGGTACGCATGTGGTGCACTTCACCACGCCGGCGGGATGTGCGGACAGCGTGACGGTCACCGTGCTGCTCTTCCAGCAGGCGTCCATCAGCGGGGTGGAGGACACCTACTGTTCCAACGATGTGCTTGTCGATGTGGCTCTTGCGCCGACCGGTGGCGTGCTCACCGGTCTGACGGACACGCTCTTCAACCCCGCCCAGCTTGCGGACGGCACCTACACCATCGAGTACACAGTGGGCAGCGGGAACTGCCAGAGCAGCACCAGCTTCACCTTCACCGACCATCCCGCGCTCACCACCCAGGTGGACGTGAGCACCAGCACGATCTGCGAGGAAGGGGGCAGCAGCATCACGGTGAACACCAGCGGCGGCCTTCCGGGGGGCTTCATCACCCACCAATGGAGCGATGGCCTGTTCCCGGTGCCCACGCAGAACGTGCAACCCATTGCCACCACCACCTACATCGTGGCCACCACCGATGGCTGCAGCGATCCGGTGGTGGATAGCATCACCATCACGGTGCATCCTCCGTTCCAGGAGGCCTTCACGTTCAGTGCGATGCAGTGCTACGGAGAGGCGGGTCACGTGGCCGGGACCGTGTCCGGCGATGGCACCTACACCTTCTCCTGGGCCACCGTTCCACCGCAGACAGGTGACAGTATCGCGCTGCCCGCCGGCACGGTCGTGAACGTGGAGGTGACGAACGACCAGACCGGGTGTGCGCATGACACGCTCATCCAGATCCCCAGCTGGCCCGCGGTCACCGCCCTGTTCAGCCCGAATCCGGATGAGCCCTGTGTGCCGTGGGATCAGCGCGAGATCACCTTCATTGACCTCAGCCTGAACGCCACGGGCGGCTATTGGGTGATCGCTGGTGACACCCTGCCGTACGCCTGGGGCACCGACCCGCAGTATGAACACGGTGTGGCGGGAACCTACAGCGTGCAGCTCGTGGTGTGGAACGACGGCGGCTGCACCGACAGCCTCGGCATGGACATCTGCATCCGCGACAGCGAGGCGGTCATCGTACCCGATGCGTTCAGCCCGAACGGCGATGGGGTGAACGACGTCCTCTTCGCCCGCGCCCCGGCCGCACTGGAGCTGGAGTTCGCCGTGTATGACCGCTGGGGCGCACAGGTGTTCCGCAGCACCACCACCGATCACGGCTGGGACGGCACGGCCGACGGGGCGCTCAGTCCCAGCGGCGTATACCTCTACACGCTGCGCGCCCGACTGGACGATGGGGCGATGGAGGAGCGCACCGGAAACATCACCCTGGTCCGATGA